The following coding sequences are from one Lolium rigidum isolate FL_2022 chromosome 6, APGP_CSIRO_Lrig_0.1, whole genome shotgun sequence window:
- the LOC124659160 gene encoding myosin-17-like isoform X8 codes for MAPLLNIVIGSHVWVADKELSWIDGEVFKIDGQNAHVRTTKGKTVTANVSDIHPKDTEAPPDGVDDMTRLSYLHEPGVLDNLAVRYAKNVIYTYTGNILIAINPFQRLPNLVDVRTMEKYKGANLGDLDPHVFAIADVSYRQMMNEGKSNSILVSGESGAGKTETTKLLMRYLAFLGGRSGTGGRTVEQQVLESNPVLEAFGNAKTVRNNNSSRFGKFVELQFDKSGKISGAAIRTYLLERSRVCQTSSPERNYHCFYFLCSAPSEDIKKYKLGDPSSFHYLNQSSCIRVDGINDAEEYLATRNAMDMVGITEQEQEAIFRVVAAVLHLGNINFAKGSEADSSVIKDEKSRFHLDTAGELLMCDCEKLENALIKREINTPEGVITTTVGPNSATISRDGFAKQIYSRLFDWLVNRINASIGQDPSSDKLIGVLDIYGFESFKTNSFEQLCINFTNEKLQQHFNQNVFKMEQEEYTREQINWSYIEFVDNQDVLDLIEKKPGGIIALLDEACMFPKSTHETLSQKLYEKFKTHKRFAKPKLSRTAFTIQHYAGDVTYQSDHFLDKNKDYVVAEHQELLNASRCSFVSVLFPPAPEENTKSSKSSSIATRFKMQLHELMETLSSTEPHYIRCVKPNSVLKPAIFENTNVLQQLRCSGVLEAIRISCAGYPTRKLFRDFLHRFRILAPELLKEKNDEKVTCQKVLDKIGLQGYQIGRTKVFLRAGQMAELDAIRTEARNTAARGVQGQFRTHAAREQFLILRNASVCLQSFVRARLACKLHGFLRQQAAALKIQKNIRCYFARRTYSQLCLSAITLQTGLRTMAARNEFNARNQNKASIQIQSRWRRHRDNLSYIKLKRAALTYQCAWRGRVARRELRQLKMAARDTQALKVAKEKLEERVEELTSRLSLEKKLRTDLEKSKATEVSKLQSALHDMEQRMEEVIAIQENESAKKAVEEALAEEREKISSLTSEIEGLKVLLVAEREENNVSKKAHANAQERNEELNKKLEDADEMSKQLNDIVKRLEETVKEGEVLLLAERQQKEEANAALAESHLRDQAFAIKIEDAEKQIALLQETVKRFEYSITNLESSLEIEKQQHEASVIELADAHGKIEELLREVGNTDEKSTLLQSTIKRLEERLTEKDALSTTERQESEATKKLLNELQGKNEELLKKFEDSEKNIVHYQDTTQRLEENIVAVEISLKAERQHNDAIMKQLADTQVEIVELQRNLEDADRRNSVLRDSLERLDEESTAREALLVAEKQETEVTKKTLTEALDQIEELVKEIECANNNMHQLQDSIQRLEESASATEAVLLTEHQEKDATSKALAEAEVRIEGLLDEISSANRNIDLLQNTVKRLEEGATATDTLYLAERQAHDQTKKAFSEAQEVNQELLGRVEEANEKIEHLLEDMERLEKDATTRESLLLKTKQSYDDTITELLEAQEENQRLTSRIEHSDKKIDLLEVSLKRLEESTAVLDSQLAIERHENSKIRSELSDAWQRIEELRNEAQDNHASLAELDNTIRRLEENVSAKETLLLTEREQNASTSKLLAEAQLKIAELIKNVEDSHRNSDSLQATIERLEEDGTAKDVLLLTEKQAHEATRKILVEAQEKNEELLMKIHDNDKNILQLQFTIQRLEENTATKENLLLREREQNDATTKAQFESQERSEQLLKKFLDVDRKIDLLQDTIERLGENSTTKDTLLLSERQEKDAIKKALTEAGERNEELLMKIEDTNEKIEDLQNTIIKLEENIAAKDVSLEAARQENDSMRKSLTEAQQKNEELLRKISDNEYRIHLLQDTVQKIQVDAISRLSSFVMEKQDTDVAKRALTEAHERNEDLLKRNEDLLKRNDDLIKKIEESGKIVTHLQESLQRLEGKAANLEAENHVLRQQSTATPPSTAKSPALRSKTMRIHPREWPCFER; via the exons ATG GCTCCCCTGTTAAACATTGTTATCGGCTCTCACGTATGGGTGGCAGACAAAGAATTATCTTGGATTGATGGGGAGGTCTTCAAAATTGATGGTCAAAATGCTCATGTCCGCACAACCAAGGGAAAGACG GTTACTGCAAATGTATCAGATATACATCCTAAAGACACAGAAGCACCACCAGATGGAGTCGATGACATGACAAGGTTATCATACTTGCATGAGCCTGGTGTTTTGGATAATCTGGCTGTCAGATATGCGAAAAATGTTATATAT ACCTATACGGGGAACATTCTGATTGCCATAAATCCATTCCAGAGGCTGCCTAATCTCGTTGATGTCCGCACCATGGAAAAATACAAAGGCGCAAATCTTGGCGATCTAGATCCTCATGTATTTGCAATAGCTGACGTCTCTTACAG GCAAATGATGAATGAAGGAAAGAGCAATTCCATTTTGGTCAGTGGTGAAAGTGGTGCCGGAAAGACTGAGACTACAAAACTGCTGATGAGATATCTTGCATTTTTGGGTGGTCGGTCTGGTACAGGAGGAAGGACGGTTGAACAGCAGGTCTTAGAA TCGAACCCAGTCCTTGAAGCTTTTGGGAATGCGAAAACTGTTCGGAACAATAATTCAAG TCGGTTTGGCAAGTTTGTAGAGCTCCAGTTCGACAAAAGTGGGAAAATATCTGGTGCTGCTATTAGAACTTACTTGCTCGAGCGATCTCGGGTCTGCCAAACTAGTAGCCCAGAGAGAAACTACCATTGCTTTTACTTCCTTTGTTCAGCGCCTTCAGAG GATATCAAAAAATATAAGCTGGGGGATCCATCTTCATTTCACTACCTCAACCAGTCATCTTGCATTAGAGTTGATGGAATCAATGATGCTGAGGAGTATCTTGCAACAAGAAATGCTATGGATATGGTTGGCATCACTGAGCAAGAACAG GAAGCTATATTCCGTGTTGTTGCTGCTGTGCTTCATCTTGGTAATATTAATTTCGCAAAAGGGAGCGAGGCAGATTCATCTGTAATAAAGGATGAGAAATCAAGATTCCATCTTGATACAGCAGGAGAGCTCTTGAT GTGTGACTGCGAGAAGTTGGAGAATGCCTTGATAAAGAGGGAAATAAATACGCCAGAAGGAGTGATTACAACTACAGTTGGCCCTAATTCTGCTACCATTAGCAGGGATGGCTTCGCAAAACAAATATATTCTCGCTTATTTGACTG GCTTGTCAATAGAATTAATGCATCGATTGGGCAAGATCCAAGCTCGGACAAATTGATTGGGGTACTTGATATATatggttttgaaagttttaaaactAATAG TTTTGAGCAATTATGCATCAATTTCACAAATGAAAAACTCCAGCAACATTTTAACCAG AATGTCTTCAAAATGGAGCAGGAGGAGTACACAAGGGAGCAGATCAACTGGAGTTACATAGAGTTTGTTGACAACCAAGATGTTCTTGATTTGATTGAGAAG AAACCAGGTGGCATTATTGCACTTCTTGATGAAGCTTG CATGTTTCCAAAGTCGACACACGAAACGTTATCTCAGAAGCTGTATGAGAAGTTCAAAACTCACAAAAGATTTGCCAAACCAAAACTTTCTCGTACTGCATTTACAATCCAACATTATGCTGGAGAT GTGACATATCAATCTGATCATTTCCTGGATAAAAACAAAGATTATGTGGTAGCAGAACATCAGGAATTACTTAATGCTTCAAGGTGCTCTTTTGTATCAGTGTTATTCCCACCAGCACCAGAAGAGAACACAAAATCATCAAAGTCGTCCTCAATTGCAACTCGCTTCAAG ATGCAACTTCATGAGCTCATGGAGACTTTGAGCTCTACGGAACCTCATTACATTAGATGTGTAAAACCAAATAGTGTTCTTAAGCCTGCTATTTTTGAGAACACCAATGTTCTACAGCAACTTCGATGTTCG GGTGTTCTAGAAGCAATCAGAATCAGCTGCGCTGGATATCCCACAAGAAAACTGTTTCGTGATTTTTTACATCGTTTTCGCATTCTTGCTCCTGAACTTTTAAAAGAAAA AAATGATGAAAAAGTGACTTGTCAAAAGGTTCTGGACAAAATCGGACTGCAGGGTTATCAG ATAGGACGAACTAAGGTATTCCTGAGAGCTGGCCAGATGGCTGAATTGGATGCTATAAGAACAGAAGCACGAAATACTGCAGCAAGAGGTGTTCAGGGTCAATTCCGTACGCATGCTGCTCGTGAGCAGTTCCTAATACTGCGCAATGCATCTGTTTGTTTGCAATCTTTTGTCAGAG CAAGATTGGCATGTAAACTTCACGGATTCCTGAGACAACAAGCTGCAGCCCTGAAAATACAGAAAAATATACGCTGTTATTTTGCACGCAGAACATATTCTCAGCTATGCCTATCAGCCATTACATTGCAGACAGGGTTAAGGACCATGGCTGCTCGCAATGAATTTAATGCTAGAAATCAAAACAAAGCTTCTATCCAGATCCAG TCTCGGTGGCGTCGCCACAGAGATAACTTAAGTTACATAAAACTAAAGAGAGCAGCATTGACTTACCAATGTGCTTGGAGAGGAAGGGTTGCAAGGAGGGAGCTGCGACAGCTCAAAATG GCTGCAAGAGATACTCAAGCTCTAAAGGTGGCAAAGGAGAAACTGGAGGAACGTGTGGAAGAGCTAACAAGCCGCTTAAGCCTGGAAAAGAAACTAAGG ACTGATTTGGAGAAGTCCAAAGCAACAGAAGTTTCTAAACTGCAGTCTGCTCTTCATGACATGGAGCAGCGGATGGAAGAAGTTATAGCAATACAGGAAAACGAATCAGCTAAAAAAGCTGTTGAAGAAGCTTTAGctgaagaaagagaaaagatCAGTTCATTGACTTCTGAAATTGAGGGCCTGAAG GTGCTACTAGTAGCAGAGCGAGAGGAAAACAATGTATCAAAGAAAGCACACGCTAATGCCCAGGAAAGAAATGAGGAGTTGAATAAGAAACTCGAGGATGCAGATGAAATGAGCAAGCAGCTTAATGATATTGTGAAGAG ACTAGAAGAGACTGTAAAAGAAGGAGAGGTCCTTTTGCTAGCAGAAAGGCAACAAAAGGAAGAAGCTAATGCTGCACTAGCTGAATCTCACCTAAGAGATCAAGCTTTTGCAATCAAGATTGAAGATGCCGAGAAACAAATCGCTCTTCTCCAGGAAACTGTTAAAAG ATTTGAATATAGCATAACAAATCTGGAGTCTTCACTGGAAATTGAAAAGCAACAGCATGAGGCAAGTGTGATAGAACTAGCTGATGCACATGGTAAAATTGAGGAACTTCTGAGAGAAGTTGGGAACACTGATGAAAAGTCTACTCTGCTTCAGAGTACTAtaaaaag ACTTGAAGAAAGATTGACCGAGAAGGATGCTCTATCAACTACAGAAAGACAAGAAAGTGAAGCTACTAAGAAATTACTCAATGAACTCCAGGGAAAAAATGAAGAATTACTCAAGAAATTTGAAGACAGTGAAAAAAATATTGTTCATTATCAAGACACCACCCAAAG ACTTGAGGAAAATATTGTGGCAGTGGAGATTTCCTTGAAAGCTGAAAGACAACACAATGATGCAATCATGAAACAACTAGCAGACACCCAGGTAGAAATTGTAGAACTACAGAGGAACCTTGAAGATGCTGATAGGAGAAACAGTGTGCTTCGGGATTCTTTAGAGAG ACTTGACGAAGAATCTACCGCAAGAGAGGCCTTATTGGTAGCTGAAAAGCAAGAAACCGAGGTGACCAAAAAAACACTAACTGAAGCTCTGGATCAAATCGAGGAACTAGTTAAGGAAATTGAGTGTGCTAACAACAATATGCATCAGCTTCAAGATAGTATACAAAG ACTTGAGGAAAGTGCATCTGCAACAGAGGCAGTTTTACTAACAGAGCACCAGGAAAAGGATGCGACATCAAAAGCACTAGCAGAGGCAGAAGTGAGGATTGAGGGTTTACTGGATGAAATTTCTTCTGCTAACAGAAATATTGATCTACTTCAAAATACTGTAAAAAG GTTAGAAGAGGGTGCAACAGCAACGGATACGCTTTATTTAGCAGAAAGGCAAGCGCATGATCAAACCAAGAAAGCTTTCTCAGAAGCTCAAGAAGTAAACCAAGAATTGCTTGGGAGAGTTGAAGAAGCTAATGAAAAAATTGAGCATCTTCTGGAGGATATGGAAAG ACTTGAAAAAGATGCAACGACCAGAGAGTCCCTGCTTCTTAAAACAAAGCAAAGTTATGATGATACCATAACTGAGCTACTTGAAGCTCAGGAGGAAAATCAACGGTTAACGAGCAGAATAGAGCACTCGGATAAAAAAATTGATCTGCTTGAAGTTTCACTAAAAAG ACTTGAAGAAAGTACAGCGGTCCTAGATTCTCAATTGGCAATTGAAAGACATGAAAACAGCAAAATAAGGAGCGAACTATCTGATGCTTGGCAACGGATCGAGGAATTACGAAATGAAGCGCAAGATAACCATGCAAGTCTAGCAGAACTTGACAACACAATAAGGAG ACTTGAAGAAAATGTCAGTGCAAAGGAGACTTTGTTACTAACTGAACGAGAACAGAATGCTTCAACCTCAAAATTGCTTGCAGAAGCACAGTTGAAAATTGCTGAACTAATAAAGAATGTTGAAGACTCGCATAGGAATTCTGACAGCCTTCAGGCTACCATAGAAAG GCTTGAAGAAGATGGCACTGCTAAAGATGTCTTGCTGCTAACAGAAAAGCAAGCACATGAGGCAACTCGAAAGATTCTAGTTGAAGCTCAGGAAAAAAATGAAGAATTGCTCATGAAAATTCAcgataatgataaaaatattcTTCAGCTTCAGTTTACTATACAAAG GCTTGAAGAAAATACAGCTACAAAGGAGAATTTGTTGTTGCGAGAAAGAGAGCAAAATGATGCAACAACTAAGGCACAATTTGAGAGCCAAGAAAGAAGTGAACAATTACTAAAGAAATTTTTGGATGTTGACAGGAAGATTGATCTTCTTCAAGATACCATAGAAAG gcttggagaaaattcaacaacaaAGGATACTTTGTTGCTATCAGAGAGGCAAGAGAAGGATGCAATTAAGAAAGCACTTACTGAAGCTGGAGAGAGAAATGAAGAATTACTAATGAAAATCGAAGATACTAATGAAAAAATTGAAGATCTTCAGAATACCATAATTAA GCTTGAAGAAAATATAGCAGCAAAAGATGTTTCTTTAGAAGCTGCACGGCAAGAAAATGACTCAATGAGGAAATCTCTTACTGAAGCTCAACAGAAAAATGAGGAATTACTCAGAAAAATTAGTGATAATGAGTACAGGATCCACTTACTTCAAGACACAGTGCAGAA GATTCAAGTAGATGCA